TTGCGAACCGGCTGATCCTTCGAAACCAGCCCATCGATCCGAATTCGACGCGATACTGTGCTCTCACCGTGTGTACAGCCCCATCTCGTAACGATATTTCACCGATATCGGCTCGGTGTTTCGCGTTAGAATACGGATTAGATGTTTTGCCAACGATTTATGAGCTGCACGATGCGTCTCGGATATTTCGGACGATCTGATTCGAGAGATATTCGGCGGTACAAAGTGTTACATTCAGagtttcgtttctttccttTGTTTTAGCCCCTTAACGCTCGGATCTTGCATTTAAAATGTTGctttattgattttataatTTCGTAGCGATACAGCGAAGATTAGGTGGAAAGAGCTTCCATTCCTAAACTAGTTAAAAGATTGGCAAGTTAAAATAAGTAAAATTAGCAATGAAATTAGTTAAAAAATAAGTTCGTTTATATAGATTGATAAAGTAACAAGTAATAAACGTGAAATTCAGAAACAAAAATATCCACCTTTTCTAAAAGAATTATTCTACGTGTTTCAACTATTTTTTTGTCTCATATCAtttgttataatttaataataaaaaaaataaatttttaataatagaaaGTGACTCTTTCTAATAATAAGTAGTGTTATCGTATTAATGTTTACATAATAAAACATAACTATTTTGTGGAAGAAAGTAACAATGTTAAAAAAAGCACGTGTGAAACGTGTGtcgtaattaatataatatcgaTCTCTGAATTTACTCGTGAAACACCGAGCCAATTCTTCTATTCATTCTGCAACATTTCACCTGAACATACCACTCATCGTCATCACCATTATcgttatagaatgttatcatcACTAGAATGGTCGTGTAACGTATGAAAAGTTGATGTAATAATAGCGATTTTTAATTATCCCGTGTAGCACCCCGGGTCATTCGCAGCCGCCGATGTACACGGAATTGCTCCAGGACAACAGTTTGTCTTTGTTCTTCAACTCTCTGCAAGAACAACAGGCTGGAAAATACACGTGCAAGGCCACTTACGCGAATTCGATTCAGCTGGAGAAGTCTGTGACGATCGATACCATAGGTGAGCAAAAGATTTAAATAAAGTGCAATCTTAAGGggaaaaatttcaaattcaagTTCCTGCCATTTTAATTTCCTCGTTTGAAACATTTCATGGCGTTTCGAGAAAAAGCATTAATAAATCCACTCAAAGGAAGTTTCAACAGAACCGAATTAAAAGTTGTATTTTTATATCTCAAATATTTAAGCTCGCAGACTTTGAATTTGGAACGTTAAGAGTTTCCATTTaactttaattaaattttcgttTAACTCGTAGTGTaggaaacattgaaatttttctCGATTCAATTTCTCGAATTCTACAAACGTTCCAGCTATAAAAATCCCAGAGGTTGTCAGATGTAAAAATCAAATGCAGACAAAAATCACGTTTgcaaactttatttttctttatccGTGTTGTTTCGCAGGTTTCCCTCGCAAAAAGTAGTACAACAATTTACATATTTCACAAATGCAAACAATCCTTTGTATAACATTTCCTGGGATCTGTTTAGAGACAAACGAAAAATGTTCGCCAGAAGTCTGTGTAAACGTTTAAAAACATTCTGTAGAAcgaaatttccaagctttagTCTCGATAAATAAAGAAGCAGTGTACACAAAAGTATCAAAGTGTAATTACTGTTCCGTAGTTGCGATCACTTGGGACAATGCACCGCCCAATCAATATCCTATTCTGGGAGAAGACTACGCTATTCAGTGTAAAGTGCGAGCAAGGCCTTCACCCTCGGTCGACTGGCTGTACAACGGCGAATTAATTAAGACGAACGACCACTACATTATAGACACGTATGCTCTGAAGATCAAGAACGTTCAAGAATCCGACGACGGCATCTACACTTGCCGTGCTTACGTATTGACCACTGGAGAGCTGAGGGAACGACCTATTCGCGTCGAGGTGGGTATTCGTTTATCAGTTTTATTTCTGGACTactgatatttatgcaaattatatttcgaaattaaatAAGACCTCCTATAGCGCGATAAGaatgttttatttataaatgtttctatgatattatttcttttgaaaGCATTTCGTTTACACCGGTATTTTCCAAATCGAGTTATACGAGAAcaaataacaattttttaacgatATTACGCTACACACAGCATCGCGTTATATAAGGGTTTACTGTGTTGTAATTAGACGTAGAGATTAATTTGATATCTTTCCGACAATGCTGTACAAActaaataaaaaatcaaaaatCCCTCGTTTACACATATCATATGCATGAACGTCGAAAACACAACAGAATCACGTGACAAACactaatttaaagaaaaagtcaTATCAAAAACCCTCGATATCGATCACCTCTAAAGACCAAGCTAAGATACCACCCAATTATAATAAGTAAACAATGCGGCAAACAAAAGCTACTACACGTTCCAGGTAAAGTCAAATATCAGACAGAATTTCGTCCGTTCATTCCCCTCTAGTTTGTATACCCACCGCGTTGCACATAGTTCCATCCCCCTTGGAAGGTTCGGCCGGAGTGGCTGCGCCAATTATTCCCAATCCCAGCCATAATGCCGCCACAGCTATCACGGAACAGGTTTGCATTTCATTTAACAGGTCCACATACGGCCGACGGTGGAGGAGTTCCCCGCCCCGGTGGATGTGATCGAAGGGGAAGACGCAAGCATACGATGCAAAGCTCATGGCAAACCGCCGCCAAAATTCACCTGGGTGAAATCGCTCACGCACCAGAATCTTTCAAACGCCAATCGCTTTGGGGTGGACTCTGATACGGGAATATTAACCATCACGAACGTGAATCGCGAAGATGCAGGGGAGTATCAATGCACGGCGATAAATTTAGCCGGTGAAGCGAACACGAACATCAGGGTGAACGTGATCGTGAAGCCAAAGATCATGGAGTTCTTAAACAGTACCGTGGTACAGGATAACGAGGCGAATCTCGTCTGCAAGGCCTTTGGCAAACCTCCACCCCAAGTCACCTTTAGGAAGCTGACTGAAGAGAAACCGTACGTGAAAGGGACGCAACTAGACGACGACAGAATCATGCTGACGAACAGTGCCGATGACACGAACGGCGAAACGATCGGTACATTGACGATCAATAAATCGCTCAGATCAAACGATGGACTCTACGAATGTATCGCTGAAAACGCAGGAGGCGAAGCACGTAGAAACGGTCATTTAACTGTCGAATTTCCGCCATCGTTCGCTTCCATGGAGAATACAAGCTTTTGGTCATGGGAGCAGAGACCTGTGAACATCAGTTGCATCGCCGAGAGCATACCGAACGCTACCATTCGTTGGACCATGTATGGCGATCAGAAAATCGACAATGACAGCATGATCAAGCAGCTGGGCAACGGTCCTCTGTCTACCCTGATGATTGTCCCACTGGACAAGCGGTATTACACCACTTACAAGTGCATCGCGTCTAACAAGCACGGCACGCGGGAACGCAATATCGAATTGAGAGAGGCCACAAAGCCGGCAGAAGTGTTGCAGGCGAAGATGTCTGAAATTACCGCCACTACGATTAAATTCGATCTCGTGCTACCTAGCGCCAATCCTGAACTCCTTGCGAAGACAATTACCGTGCAGTATAAGGAAGATGGACAAACCTGGATGATGGCGAAAAACAAAACGTGGTCTACTAGTGAGTAGAGTTCATTTTGGAGCTAGCAAAATTTCTTTCTACCATCTAATGGATAGTTATGATTATTTATTAACCATGATTGATCCTTATCCATTTGTTTGAATTCTTCATCCCTTTCTTTATTCATTATAGCTTTTCTCTTGCCATTCATGGTGTAATCGTTCATCTGTCAAATGTACTATTAAACACACTTTGACCGCAACAAGTTCATCCAAACTAATTATGTATAccttctttttatttatctaGTGAATAATTCTccaatttcatagatatgtataCTATGAGAGATCACTGTCACGGTATCAATCCGTGAACTAATTACTCCTTTTCTCATTTATTTATCAAGTCAAAGATATTTCCACAATTGCAACTTTTATATACTTAAATCATTATACAAAGATCATCCATCTAAACTAATTatcctttttatattttttatttaaatttcctctTATCACCCAATAATCTTCCTAATCATACATCAAATACACTGCCAAAAACATTTCCACGATGACGGCTCTTGCATTTACTGTTAGCTAACTCTCTCTAAACTAGTTATCCCTTTCATTGTTTGCAGATTCATCCTACGTCCTGGAAGATCTGAAACCACAGACTTCGTACGAGTTCCGATTCGCAGCTAGAAACGTGGTCGGCCTTGGTAACTGGGGAGCGTACTATCGCGAAATCACGCCCGGAAGGACGTTCCCGAACGAACCAAAGATAATGATGCCTAGCGCAGAGTACGATGTGTCCAGGTTCAACAATCAATACGAGCTAACTTGGTTGGCGCCAGCCGATAACGGCGAGCCGATTGACATGTACCAGATCAAATACTGTCAAATAAAACGCGTTTCTGGCGAGTGGGAGGTGTTAGAGAATACCTGTCGAACAGAAGACATCAAGACACAAGGAAGGCTGAAACACTGGATCAAGAACTTATACTCCGACACGTTCTACAAAGTGGAACTGAAGGCGCACAACATAATGGGTTTCAGTAAGCCAGGCTCTGGGAAGTTTAAGACCGCCAGAGGTAAGTTTCTATCTTTTAactctcctttctttttttctatcttCTCTTTACACTTTTTTTCTCACACCGTTTTTAACCATACAGTAGCTCGccaaagtattcgaatacttgcGAGAACTTTCTGTGAATGAATGTTTAACCTTTCAGAGGCTAAACCGATCAACGTTACTTTTCGTCTACTGTTTGATTTATTACATAAGAACGCGATTAATATTTTGATTTTCAAGATACTTAATTCGTTCATTCGTCGAGGGTTGATGatttaaataatgataaattcaaagataaattttaaaaaatcgtcTGATATATCATTATTTCTTTGtaattataccgaaatagtttgaaaaaaatgtgaaaatttatgtagaagctagaagatgcttgaTGGAAGAATAGATGTATCACGTTTTGCAGAAACGACAAGTCAAATAGTCCATTACTTTTGTACTCTACAAATGTTCTACGGTATATAccgcatatgtttgcaatattcagattatttttatatttttgtacgttttatattttatgacaAGTAttggaatactttcgcgagtcACTGTGTCCTCGAAACGTGTTCGTTTCATTCGCCATTTTCTTCATCTtcagatatatatatttacatcggTATTTCATTAGCGCCCTTTTTATATACATCAAGTCGTAATTTCTCtttaaaattattacattatatatatatgtgcacGAGGCTATTGCACCGATTGATATGTCgtcctttttttttcatttttttacttTCAACCCGACGAGAGAGACCGTTTACAAATCACTTCGCctctgtttttattttattcactcAAGGAGGAGGGAAAAGGGTCATTGAGGTATTTCGATACATCGTCATTGCGttccttttttcgtttttttttttttataataatatttgtaattagaGAAATATTGTTTACACGTAAACTTATCCTTTTTAATTGGTTGAACATGAACGAAGTGTCCTCAGTCCCCTTGACCCTTGTAGAAAAGCGACTTTAGATGAACTATCCGGTAGCCATTCGATATATGGGCACCTTAGGCATATTAGATATTCTTCCCTTcctttaagaaaaaaaaaaacataatcAAGAcacaacgaaaaaaaaaaacgatcctTCTACAAGTCACTTTTTATCATTCAGAACCTACGGGCCCCAATGTGGACTACAATATAGTTACTTCCGCTGGAGATACTCGCAAGCTCACCGTGACCGCCATTGCTACAGCAATAACGATCCTATTTCTAGCTatttaaaagaaacaaaacaaaaaaaaaaaagaagaaagaaaaagtaaacgaaacaaacataaaataaaaatgcagaaaatattaaaagagaTCAATGTCATGAACGGTCGCTGTTCACACTCTAATCTTTCCAATTTATAGTGTACACGTTTTAAAAAAAGTGGTATGCGAATACGAACGTACGAATGTTGCTATATAAtatcagagagagagagagagagagagcgagagagagagagagagagtacaaCCAGAGACACAAAACGCAATGGATAAAAAAGAGATGAGAAAAGAAATTCTCGTGTAATACGTTCCGTGTTCGCCAGGTTTTCACTTTTTACCCTATAAACGTGTTTCTACCGCGTGTTTCATTTGTCGAACGCGCGTGAAGTTCGCAAAGATGTATCGCAACTAGCACACAAACCAAACACTAACTACACACACATacgcatacacacacacgcgcgcgcgcgcgattAACGATTATTGTAAAGTGAGTCACTTATTGTTAGACCGGTGCACAACATTCCAACGTAGAAACGTTAGCGAATAAGTGGGATTCGATGATGTTCGATGTGTTGAAAAACAGTGGAGGAAACGAGAAATGAAAATGATCGTAATCCGTTGTAAATTAGTAGCGCGTCTTAACGGTATACTTGTTCGTATGCTCGCGTcgttaccttttttttttttttttgtccagGGAATGTACGGTTTCGTGTTTTAGCATTATTTCCAGGCAAAATTTTATTGTTTGAAGGATTCGCACGTGattgaagatttagtataatgtAGATTGATGATCGGATCGGGACAACATTCGGGTGGAATATTATAAATTGTGAATATTCGCGAATTATTCAAAGTAAATTGCAGAATAGCGTTGTGTGTCCAGCTCGAAAATCAATTTATTCAAAGGATAATATCACGATCATCGAAGCATTAGATGTATCGTTGTGTGCATCGTGAATTCATTTTAacataacattaaattaagaggCTGAGACACTTATTGCCTTAAATTGCCAAATGCTTAGTGTTAAAACGCGCAAGGTACTACATTGAAGACAAAACTGTTCACCACATTGTGTAGGAGTGTTCGTACAATTGAATTTTCGACTTTTCGATCGTCGACAGGGAATAAGAacgaatatatatgtattaggtTGCTTCGTAAATTCTGGCTCGTGAGAGtcaattttctacaaatttacACGATATATTTATGTGCGTTATGCCTCTTTTATAAAAATCTTGGAATCTGTCATTTAAGAAAGGACTCGTTATATATCTTATGGCCTcgaaattatttaattccttCCGTCCAAACTATTCTCTGCTAGAAAAAAAGAAGTGAGAATCCGTTGGTGAAAATGTGGCATCAAATGCACATAAAATGCAAAACTACATAAAACACCTAAAGCATAGTAgtcataattatatttaataagcgAATCATactcttttaattattttcatataaatacaaatttgcataaatattcacagtctagtcattattaaaaaaaagaaaccttTTAAATGCTTGATTAAAAGATCAATGAAAACATCTTATTCGTTTGATCTGTAAACTCTAAAAAcactatttatattatatcaacTTATATAGCAATGTTATACGTGTTTATTGTAACACTGATAGTCTACTTACATGTGTGAACGAAGAGGCGAACAGAAATTATGCAGCAATCTAATACAATTTGCTCAATATTTCGAAAGGAATAAGAAACGTTATTCGAAAAACTAGCTAACATTGTATTTAATGTCGGGTCTGCCAAGGGTATTTTCTTGTTTCTCGCCACTTAGTAGAGTACAAATATTTTTGGAATGGAATTTTTCGCGATTCTCGCGGTTCGGTTTGCAACGAACGATTCAACGGGACAAAGGAAAGGAACAACGAGTAGAGCTACAGGGATGAAACAATTTCTTCGTGGTGTACACGTAGAAACACGAACGCAACTCGTTACCATTTCTCTACAGACGCAACACGTCCGTTGAGGAAAAGAaaattccaaaaaaaaaaagaaaaaaaacaccGGGATAAATCGTCCGCGAAAAATCCGTTTTCGTCCGAGCTGAACTAGCGCTCTTTGCATATAGCCTGACCTGCCTGTGGCTAActacttttctctttttctgtttGTGGGTTTTTTTTACCAATTTTCTCGAGGAGGGACATCCGAGGAGTTTTTACACGTTTAGAgccaaagaaaaagatacactTGCAAATACTTAGACTTACTTAAACCACGCTTCGCGTGTTTTCACGCTGAACTGAACCCCTCAACTTCTTAAAAGAACTCACATAGGACATGTGAACATGACGACACGATATGATCGTCGATAAATATGATCGTGACCGAGTACACGAATTATTCGCgagttataaaaaaaaaaaagaataaaaagctaAATATGTCTATAAACGATAAACCGAAACCCAAATGGTAGAGTATCCGCACGAAACGGGAGAAAGCACCTTTTTTCTTAACCATTTATACTTTTAAATTGCGCCTAAAAATTAGTTTTCTTAACTGGGTTCATTTTTCAGCCAGATTGCATATACGATTTTTTCTCTCCTCTTGTGTATGgttaatacatttttttttctttttatttttaattgttattCATTGTTTCTCTCTTGGGAAATTTTCATTAACTTTTTTACCAAGTGATCGGACTTAGTCCTGCTTGATTAGCTCTTGGACCATACGTGTTTAGTGCGCATGATGTGTGTTATGATTATcgattattactattattattattattaattctacCATTGCTATtagcgttatttactattattattttattactattattattattattattattatattcacgACGTACGCTACTGCTACGGTTtactataattattattatcattattattgttattattaccaTCGTCGCTATATATTGTCAATATCGTCGTCAATTAGTTTACTTGACCGCACTTATTTTGTATATCGTGTGTATCGTCATTACCATTAGTATTATCGTCACAACCACCGTCACGATTATCGATTACGAACGTCGCCACGATCATCCACGCTGATTTGTacgtatcttttcttttttttttttcttttcgttggaGTGAGAAGCAAAAGAACGaggacgaaaaaaaaaagaagtaaagAGAAGGAAAGGTGCTTCATAAGAGGCAAATAAATCGAATATCGAGCATCGAGTCTCGAGGTACACGGTACACTGAATACTCTGTCGCGTCTGAAATACAAATGGCCCCTTGTCCACGAGTCCACGAGTATCGATCGCGAGTCATCGTTCAACGAATGCGACAGGGTCGTCGCAACCTCGATCTCTTAAATGTTCGCTCTTGCCTTGGGTTTTCTTATTGTTAGATGTTAGATTACGATCGCATGGCATGCGCTTCTAttgtttcatatatatatatatatattttattgtattttattcccTTTTTTTAAATGCCTCTTTAGTTTTGTTGAttcttctattattatgtttattatttcttttttggtaGCGTTCGTTTCATTTAATTTAGCGCCGTTCGCCTGTCTTTTTCGTTGGCGACACTCTCATTCCATCGAACACACCACGTACCTTTGTAAGTACTCGAGGGATTCCACGTGACCAGCGATTGTATGTTAACACATTATTTGAGTGTGCTTAGGTGTAAGAAGAATTGTAAGAACGAAAGTGGGTGAACGTTCTAATAGCGACAGATGTGTAATAACATTGTTGATAACAGCTTTCagctacatacatacatacatatatgtacaacaTGTATATCGGTCATAGCATAAACGCAACGAGTTTCTGGTGCACGATTTTGTATATATCAATGGTTTCTTATTCATTGTACGATAATGTGTTCCATCGGATGTGGTCTATCAAACTACGCACAGTAATTATTGCTATTCAACAACATTTTTATACAGAATATCCTCTTTTCTCGTATAGGAATAGTTATTAGTAATGCACGAAACGAATGATTTATATCTTTGAGCGCAGTAATTAAAATTTGCAAGAGGAGGCAGGGAAAGGAAAGACGAACTGGTTCGTTATCGATTTTATTCTGCGATGGCCATTTACAAACTGACTTCACCGTCGTTGTCCTCGTCGATATATCCACGTGCGCTCCGACGGAAATGCACTTGGCAGCGCGGTTCCAAGAGTAGTTTCATCCATCCAAAGTTCCATCAGAGTAGTTTTAACGAATTAACCATGCTAAAAATGATAGAAAAGACGCGTTGTTAATgttaacatttcaattttattttgtcTAAAAATAGTAAATACATATATCGTTAACTTTTTACTACAAGCTGGCACTAAATCAAGAAACTAAAAATATTAGAAGGTACATGTAAGGAAACTCGGTTTATATTTTCTCTGCAGTTGCTATCGTTGCACATAATAGAGCAGGATTAAATAAACTTTGTACAGCAATATCTTTCAAATTATCAATGCACAAACTTCTTACGAATCTTACTCAAATCATTATACAAATAAGATTCAAAACACACATCTGAAAGATTTCCATAAATCGCAAAGTAAATGCAacgaaaaagaaatttcattccATAAATTGGTAGAAGATGAGCGTTTGGAACGAATTACGCGGCTGACTTTTTTGTGGATTTCCGATTCCATTGAAAATGATAACAAGCACCTGCACCAGACTATCGTTGTCCGTGCGATCTATCATGTTTCTATGAATAAAAAAGATATCGCTAGTATGGGAATATCTCTGGTGGCAGCACGAGGGAATGAATGATCGTACACGATTCAACTGTCGCGTGTCGAGCGTTCGCCCAGAATGTCGCGTTTTAGATTCATGTAAACGAGTCGTACGAGGTTATATTTCACGTGAACCGGCTCGGCCGTGAAGATAAAGGCGCAAGTGGGTTGTGTATGTTTGAtcgctttccttttttctttttcttttctttttttttttttctttgtgaTCGATCGAATCCTGAGCTGGCCTAAGATTCTCGAGTGCCGAGACGAACGAATGTATATTAGATGTATTATACGAGTGAATGGATGAAAAATCTCGCGATTTCTATGAAATGGAATCGAACAATGCAAGAAGAAACACTGTGGTTCCGAGAAGAAGCGGGCGGAATTTTTTGCTCTGAAAATTTGTGactttttttttgtttagaCGAAATATGACGAAAATTTGCGCTGGAAATTGGTAAATAAAAGTCGTACAAGTATACAGGTGAATGTTAATGTACATTgatgatttatttaaattgatatACATCTATGTTATTAGGCTGACTATTCTGAGATAAATAAGAAACTGCATTTCAAATATCTTATAGCATTCAACAGATCTCGACTACGTCTAAAAATATCCTAATTTTAATCTTATggtaacgatataaaatatcggTATTTTACCAAATATTTTGACGGTTTAGGTGAAGACATTATTTGGCGCCTCGTGTTCCTTTAATTGAAATCAATGAAAAAGTAGAGATGTCTCCTAAACGTAAGCTTAGTTTGTCCAAATCCATCACAGAGACATCCAAAATTCATCTGACGGGCAACATGTTACTTAATCTACTCCAATCATCACCATCTTAAATCATAATTTATGAAAGTCTTATTTATGCTAAAAATAAAACATTCGTGAATTATCCTTTTAAATATCAACGCACATATTCGCACTGTATAACCATGCACCAACATCTACTTTATTATCAATCACATCTTTCTATTCACGGCCGTTCCATCCATTTaatcaaaagaaaaaaatatttctcaaaAGCATATCAACGAGTCACCTAAAACCTCAACTTCGCGCAACTCGTCGAGTCTGCAAGGGAAACTCGTTCAATAGAACAGAGTATGCATTCCCAAACGCGAGAACTCGACGAAGAAACAGTAGTTAACGAGGCACCGATCCCACTTCCGGCTAGTTCTCGAGGAACCTCTTCTTCCCCGGAACCACGGGATCGCATCGCGACTAGTTTTCGCGAATCTGCGCGTGTTCCTCGAATCCTCGCGTCTCGAACACGGAATTCTCGACTTTCGACCGTCTTCAACTTCGCCCTCTTGTAAAGAGCGCGTAGAAGTACGCGAGTCGCTTCCGGTAGCGCGCGCccgagaaacagagagagaaatAGGGACGCGAATAGACACAGTGCACGGCATGTAAAACTCGTCTCTCGGTCGAAGACGAAGAGGAGCGTTTTCATCTTCGAGGCTGCTTTTGAGCAAGGTTCGCGGCACGAGGAGCGTGCTCGTCGGCGCGTGAAGCGTTTTCGCGCCGGCGAAGACAATAGGTCGCCTCAGAATCAGACGGAAACGAGCGAGAAAATCGTTTCTGCTGTTCGAGTCTCGCGAAAACCTATCCTTGTCCTTTTCCGATCGATCCGCTAGGCTCGTTGAACGATTGCCAAACGTAGAGAAAAGAGGCGgaggaaggagaaagaga
The Bombus affinis isolate iyBomAffi1 chromosome 2, iyBomAffi1.2, whole genome shotgun sequence genome window above contains:
- the LOC126927006 gene encoding fasciclin-2 isoform X1 — translated: MGAAETSICISVLCLYVLRATPPPRASNRLAYAKEPSLEIMPSGDTQTRPIGSSIILTCKPKVDDTKLIKDMQWIDPQDHVIESLKLVVLPMESTPGHSQPPMYTELLQDNSLSLFFNSLQEQQAGKYTCKATYANSIQLEKSVTIDTIVAITWDNAPPNQYPILGEDYAIQCKVRARPSPSVDWLYNGELIKTNDHYIIDTYALKIKNVQESDDGIYTCRAYVLTTGELRERPIRVEVHIRPTVEEFPAPVDVIEGEDASIRCKAHGKPPPKFTWVKSLTHQNLSNANRFGVDSDTGILTITNVNREDAGEYQCTAINLAGEANTNIRVNVIVKPKIMEFLNSTVVQDNEANLVCKAFGKPPPQVTFRKLTEEKPYVKGTQLDDDRIMLTNSADDTNGETIGTLTINKSLRSNDGLYECIAENAGGEARRNGHLTVEFPPSFASMENTSFWSWEQRPVNISCIAESIPNATIRWTMYGDQKIDNDSMIKQLGNGPLSTLMIVPLDKRYYTTYKCIASNKHGTRERNIELREATKPAEVLQAKMSEITATTIKFDLVLPSANPELLAKTITVQYKEDGQTWMMAKNKTWSTNSSYVLEDLKPQTSYEFRFAARNVVGLGNWGAYYREITPGRTFPNEPKIMMPSAEYDVSRFNNQYELTWLAPADNGEPIDMYQIKYCQIKRVSGEWEVLENTCRTEDIKTQGRLKHWIKNLYSDTFYKVELKAHNIMGFSKPGSGKFKTARGIDTTVVHHQGPLISSAAIIGIVIAVIFIIIIVVDVICCCARKSGIIYYVCERSRRKPVDEEDAKLGSLYGWRFPLPYCDQKMANVAGVTAIQDSGSGKNTIKLVKHTAIDEKEPLKEEKKITPIIDSGLRRETSITFDGKRSVSKTGFVGKDSAV
- the LOC126927006 gene encoding fasciclin-2 isoform X3, which encodes MAAHEHHRAVAVVVFALLPLIAYAKEPSLEIMPSGDTQTRPIGSSIILTCKPKVDDTKLIKDMQWIDPQDHVIESLKLVVLPMESTPGHSQPPMYTELLQDNSLSLFFNSLQEQQAGKYTCKATYANSIQLEKSVTIDTIVAITWDNAPPNQYPILGEDYAIQCKVRARPSPSVDWLYNGELIKTNDHYIIDTYALKIKNVQESDDGIYTCRAYVLTTGELRERPIRVEVHIRPTVEEFPAPVDVIEGEDASIRCKAHGKPPPKFTWVKSLTHQNLSNANRFGVDSDTGILTITNVNREDAGEYQCTAINLAGEANTNIRVNVIVKPKIMEFLNSTVVQDNEANLVCKAFGKPPPQVTFRKLTEEKPYVKGTQLDDDRIMLTNSADDTNGETIGTLTINKSLRSNDGLYECIAENAGGEARRNGHLTVEFPPSFASMENTSFWSWEQRPVNISCIAESIPNATIRWTMYGDQKIDNDSMIKQLGNGPLSTLMIVPLDKRYYTTYKCIASNKHGTRERNIELREATKPAEVLQAKMSEITATTIKFDLVLPSANPELLAKTITVQYKEDGQTWMMAKNKTWSTNSSYVLEDLKPQTSYEFRFAARNVVGLGNWGAYYREITPGRTFPNEPKIMMPSAEYDVSRFNNQYELTWLAPADNGEPIDMYQIKYCQIKRVSGEWEVLENTCRTEDIKTQGRLKHWIKNLYSDTFYKVELKAHNIMGFSKPGSGKFKTARGIDTTVVHHQGPLISSAAIIGIVIAVIFIIIIVVDVICCCARKSGIIYYVCERSRRKPVDEEDAKLGSLYGWRFPLPYCDQKMANVAGVTAIQDSGSGKNTIKLVKHTAIDEKEPLKEEKKITPIIDSGLRRETSITFDGKRSVSKTGFVGKDSAV
- the LOC126927006 gene encoding fasciclin-2 isoform X2; its protein translation is MGAAETSICISVLCLYVLRATPPPRASNRLAYAKEPSLEIMPSGDTQTRPIGSSIILTCKPKVDDTKLIKDMQWIDPQDHVIESLNTPGHSQPPMYTELLQDNSLSLFFNSLQEQQAGKYTCKATYANSIQLEKSVTIDTIVAITWDNAPPNQYPILGEDYAIQCKVRARPSPSVDWLYNGELIKTNDHYIIDTYALKIKNVQESDDGIYTCRAYVLTTGELRERPIRVEVHIRPTVEEFPAPVDVIEGEDASIRCKAHGKPPPKFTWVKSLTHQNLSNANRFGVDSDTGILTITNVNREDAGEYQCTAINLAGEANTNIRVNVIVKPKIMEFLNSTVVQDNEANLVCKAFGKPPPQVTFRKLTEEKPYVKGTQLDDDRIMLTNSADDTNGETIGTLTINKSLRSNDGLYECIAENAGGEARRNGHLTVEFPPSFASMENTSFWSWEQRPVNISCIAESIPNATIRWTMYGDQKIDNDSMIKQLGNGPLSTLMIVPLDKRYYTTYKCIASNKHGTRERNIELREATKPAEVLQAKMSEITATTIKFDLVLPSANPELLAKTITVQYKEDGQTWMMAKNKTWSTNSSYVLEDLKPQTSYEFRFAARNVVGLGNWGAYYREITPGRTFPNEPKIMMPSAEYDVSRFNNQYELTWLAPADNGEPIDMYQIKYCQIKRVSGEWEVLENTCRTEDIKTQGRLKHWIKNLYSDTFYKVELKAHNIMGFSKPGSGKFKTARGIDTTVVHHQGPLISSAAIIGIVIAVIFIIIIVVDVICCCARKSGIIYYVCERSRRKPVDEEDAKLGSLYGWRFPLPYCDQKMANVAGVTAIQDSGSGKNTIKLVKHTAIDEKEPLKEEKKITPIIDSGLRRETSITFDGKRSVSKTGFVGKDSAV